From the genome of BD1-7 clade bacterium:
CCTTTATTTCGCGTGTTTCTACCGCTGGGATGGTACTTGCAGTCGCCGTATTGATCACAGTTACGTCAGTAATGAACGGCTTCGATCGTGAGTTGCGCGAGCGAATTTTGGCAATTGTTCCTCATGCGACCGTGCAAGGCTACAAACCGATAACCGACTGGCAAGATAAGGTGCAAATCGCTCAAGCCCACGAAGGTGTCGAAGAAGCTGTGCCGTTCAGTATCATGCAAGGCTTGTTGATGTCGGGTGGCAAGGTGAAATCTGCCATTGTCTATGGTGTTGATGATGAGCTCGAGCCCAAGCACTCAGTGCTTTATCAAACCCTTGGTGGTGATGCACTAAAAACCCTATCTCAAGCCAAAACCCTGGTGCTAGGCGCTCGTTTAGCGGTCGCACTCGGTGTCGGTATTGGTGATTCTGTAAATCTGGTTTTACCACCGCAAACACGAGGTGCGCTGCCGAAAACCGATACCTTTACCGTCACTGCGCTGGTGAATTCCGGTACTGAGCTGGATGAAAAACTGGTGTTGATGCACCGGCGTTCGATTGCTGCGTTTCGCGGTCAGCCCGCTGAAAGTGTTGACGGCATCCGCCTTTATATGACCGACCTTTTCGATGCTCGCAACATTGCCAATCAAGTCAGTGAAATGACCAGTTTGTATTACGTGAGCGATTGGACGAGAACCCACGGCAACTTGTACCAAGCAGTACAGATGTCGCGAAAGTTGGTTTTGCTGATGGTGTTTATTATCGTCGCGGTAGCGGCGTTTAATGTGGTTTCAACGCTGGTATTGGCAGTGAATGACAAAGCCTCAGATATCGCAATTTTACGAACGCTCGGCTGCAACAATCGCCAAATTCTCAATATCTTTGTGGTTCAAGGCGTGGTTATCGGTATTACCGGTGTTGCCTTAGGGGTGTTGTTTGGTGTGCTCAGCAGTTTGTTGGTTAGTGATGGGGTTGTATTGCTTGAGAGCCTGACGGGCATTCAGTTTTTGGATACCCGAGTATACCCGGTTGATCACTTACCCAGCGCGATTCATCTTTCTGACGTGATAACCATTTGTGTCGTTGCTCTCGGCTTGAGCTTGGTGGCCAGTGTTTTGCCAGCTTGGCAGGCCATTCGCCTGCATCCAGCAACCGTGCTCCGGTACGAGTAGCGTTAGCGGTTAGATGATGGTTTGTGGTTTTGAGGTACTTGAAAGGCGCATGTTTGCGAGCGGAACGGCTTGATCAAACGTAACTAGCAACGTTTTAGCCAAAGCTGAGTGAAACAGCCTGAAGCCATTAAGGGGTTGTCAGCCTATTTTGATGTTTTAGCCGAGCGCTTCTTGCGATTGTGCCATCTCTTAACCGTGTGGCGACGCCATAACAGGTCAATCACCGTATACCCCAAGGCACTGGCAAAGGTGCCGACAATAAAACTGCCCAGAAATAGCGGTTCAACGATCTGATGGAACTGCGCCTGAAACCATTCCCAGTTTATTTGCGATGAATAGTCGACCGCTTGAATATCCAGAATAAAGGCGCCCAGGCGGTAACAGGCATAAAAGATGGGGGCGATAGTCAGTGGGTTGGTAATCCACACAAACACAATCGATAGCGGCAGATTGGCGCGCACAAAAATACAGGCGATGCCCGCGATCACCATCTGCATCGGCAGAGGGATAAAAGCACAAAACAAACCAATCAACGCTGCACGTGAGACATAGCGGCGGTTGAAGTGCCATACATCCGCTTTGTGCAACCAGCGACTGAGTAAGCGCATCGATTTATTCTCGAGCACCTGGTCTTGTCTTGGCATCAACTTTTTCAGAGTCTTTTTCGGCATGGCGGTCTTATCTTGCTTGTATTCCGTAGTCCGGCGTCAATGGTCGGTCCGGGGCCAAAAATTCGGCGCAGATAATACGTTAATCCCTGCAAAAATGCGTGTTAAATATTCATTATTGACAGCTAATTGCCTTTGGCATTCGTGCCAGGCCTTGGTGTCTGGTAGTGTAATGGCAGAAAATCCTAAGACCCGGCACGGATGCCATGTGTTTTTTAGTTGCTTTCAGTCTTTTTAGTGTAGTGCTTCGCTGGCAATCGTCACTGTTCGAGCGGCCGGTGCTAATTGTGCTTACCCTTGTTGCCGCTGTGCTGCTTATTTGTAGCATCAGGTGGGTTCATACGTACCTGATGCGCCAGGCAATATATGTTGTTGTGGGTGCGTGTTTGGCAGTTAGTTGGGGGCAATGGCACGCTCACGATGCTCTTAATACCCGATTGCCCGCTGCGGCGGGTAAAGTCGATTTCACAGCGCGTTTGCAGGTTGAGAGTCTTGTGCGTGATAAAGGCCGTTATCAACAAGTCACCGCCAAGATTCTGCAAGTCGATTCGATACCCACCAATAAAGGCTGGCCAAATGCGGTCGGTCAGAGTGTTCAGCTCAACATCTACCATGCATCGCCTACCTCAGGTAGTGATCCATTACCGCCAGCGATACAGCCGTGTGACACGTTCGAGGCGCATATTCGTCTTAAGGCACCTCGCGGGCTAGCCAATAGCTCCGGTTTTGATTACGAAGCTTGGCTGCTGCATCAGGGCATTAAGGCCCGAGGTTACTCGAAATCTGTGTTATCAATCGAAGCTGCAAAAGGGTTCTGTCTGAATCAATGGCGGCAGGGTTTTATTGCCTTCATACGCGATAAATACCCGAAAGCGGCGGGTTGGCTGTTGGCGATTACCATCGGCGAACGTGCCTATTTATCCGCTGCCCAGCGCCAGCAGCTGCAGGTTACCGGCACTATGCATCTGTTTGTGATTTCGGGCCTGCATATTAGTCTGGCAGCTGCAGTTGTTTTTGGCGCGCTCATGGGGTTGCGACGCATCGGCGCAGGGCGGTTGTTCCCAGGCGATTGGCGGCCGGTGGTGAGTGTTGTTGCGCTGTTAGCGGCTGTGGGTTATGCCGCATTAGCCGGATTTTCTATCCCGGTACAGCGTGCGCTGGTTGGGCTTTGTGTGTTTATGTTCAGCGGCTTGCTCGGGCTTAATTGGGGGCTATGGCGGCGGTATTGGTTGGCGATGGTTGCGGTGATTTTGAGCGACCCGTTGGCACCGCTGAATACCGGTTTTTTATTATCGTTTGTTGCGGTGTTCTGGCTGATTTTGTCAGCCTCTATGCTGCAGTCACGGGTAGGAATATTGGGCCAAAAGGATCAACCGGAAACCTCACTAGAAAACG
Proteins encoded in this window:
- the lolE_2 gene encoding Lipoprotein-releasing system transmembrane protein LolE; translation: MNSLSLFIGLRYTLSRRQSHLVAFISRVSTAGMVLAVAVLITVTSVMNGFDRELRERILAIVPHATVQGYKPITDWQDKVQIAQAHEGVEEAVPFSIMQGLLMSGGKVKSAIVYGVDDELEPKHSVLYQTLGGDALKTLSQAKTLVLGARLAVALGVGIGDSVNLVLPPQTRGALPKTDTFTVTALVNSGTELDEKLVLMHRRSIAAFRGQPAESVDGIRLYMTDLFDARNIANQVSEMTSLYYVSDWTRTHGNLYQAVQMSRKLVLLMVFIIVAVAAFNVVSTLVLAVNDKASDIAILRTLGCNNRQILNIFVVQGVVIGITGVALGVLFGVLSSLLVSDGVVLLESLTGIQFLDTRVYPVDHLPSAIHLSDVITICVVALGLSLVASVLPAWQAIRLHPATVLRYE